One stretch of Thiohalospira halophila DSM 15071 DNA includes these proteins:
- a CDS encoding sulfotransferase: protein MSKGDMSLGKRSEEFARNHQLENLLVDLNSNLWPVEENLLGKSGGSQPYPNILIMGPHRSGSTLFMQWLANTGLVAYPTNLLSRFYRAPILGAKIQMLLTEPRFDYRNELGEFAQQAKYESVNGKTQGVLAPNEFWYFWRRFLPEPDRDVWTEPELWEGFDIDTLQRELGGLMTVFDKPFASKAMLFNYNIPFMNEILDKVIFVQIKRDEVANAQSALEARRRQCGSEEAWYSFRVPEYEALKDLGPAEQVIGHLRSINLAVDTGLEEVPEERKIVVQYEDFCEDPEKYFRQLTKKMKQQGMDGVFEYKGPRAFRPSNEREIDPRILNAI, encoded by the coding sequence ATGAGCAAAGGTGATATGAGTCTGGGAAAGAGGAGCGAGGAGTTCGCTCGCAACCACCAACTAGAAAACCTTCTGGTGGATTTAAACAGCAACCTCTGGCCTGTTGAAGAGAACCTGCTCGGGAAAAGTGGGGGCAGCCAACCTTACCCAAACATTCTTATTATGGGGCCGCATCGTAGTGGGTCGACCCTATTCATGCAGTGGCTTGCAAATACTGGGCTCGTGGCGTATCCGACCAACTTGTTGTCACGTTTCTACCGAGCGCCAATTCTTGGGGCCAAGATACAAATGCTTTTGACCGAGCCCCGGTTTGATTACCGAAACGAGCTTGGTGAGTTCGCACAACAGGCCAAGTACGAGTCTGTTAACGGCAAGACTCAAGGCGTTTTAGCTCCCAACGAGTTCTGGTATTTTTGGCGGCGATTTTTGCCCGAGCCGGATAGGGATGTCTGGACTGAACCGGAACTGTGGGAAGGGTTCGATATCGATACGCTGCAACGTGAACTAGGCGGATTAATGACGGTTTTCGATAAACCCTTTGCCTCCAAGGCTATGCTGTTCAACTATAATATACCCTTCATGAATGAGATTCTGGACAAAGTTATTTTTGTCCAAATTAAGCGGGATGAAGTAGCCAATGCACAGTCAGCCTTAGAGGCCCGGCGACGGCAGTGCGGCTCTGAGGAAGCGTGGTACTCGTTTCGTGTTCCCGAATATGAAGCGTTAAAAGACTTGGGCCCCGCAGAGCAAGTAATTGGCCATTTGCGGTCGATTAATTTGGCAGTAGATACTGGGCTTGAAGAAGTGCCAGAAGAAAGGAAGATCGTGGTTCAATACGAAGATTTTTGCGAAGATCCCGAAAAATATTTTAGGCAACTCACGAAGAAGATGAAGCAGCAAGGCATGGATGGCGTTTTTGAATATAAGGGACCAAGAGCTTTTCGGCCATCGAATGAGCGCGAGATTGATCCTAGGATTTTAAACGCGATTTAA